A genomic segment from Agelaius phoeniceus isolate bAgePho1 chromosome 2, bAgePho1.hap1, whole genome shotgun sequence encodes:
- the RELT gene encoding tumor necrosis factor receptor superfamily member 19L isoform X1 — translation MQRSPQGDEEEQVMKRSGMHWWLVTVLGVLSGPAWTSAGSCSAPEQGTPGCPPGEEPSGDPSGSCRACPPGTFSLGAASCAAHTQCRAGNRVLVAAGTAASDSRCGACLPGFHSPGGEREPRGRCLPCAAAPRSTPGCPGRRRARSPEMPGRAPSTNGTRVTLLGEEEEEAAAAQAAVLTIVPVFCAMGLLGILVCNLLKKKGYHCTASKEPQPGGTGASSIYQLEDANEDTIGVLVRLITEKKENAAALEELLKEHQRQQLMPPSCAPLNKLHLLPQFPPACHHQQHLHTVQGPAPCARCDQKWPEVLPPLGATKAPKPGAHPSEVTILSIGRFRVSRIPELRSEAGGEPLRGPLPAGSGM, via the exons ATGCAGAG GTCTCCCCAAGGTGATGAAGAGGAGCAGGTGATGAAGAGGAGTGGGATGCACTGGTGGCTTGTCACTGTCCTGGGG GTGCTGAGCGGACCTGCCTGGACCAGCGCCGGGAGCTGCAGCGCTCCGGAGCAGGGCACACCGGGATGCCCGCCCGGAGAGGAGCCCAGCGGG GATCCATCGGGGTCGTGCCGAGCTTGTCCCCCCGGCACCTTCTCGCTGGGGGCCGCGTCCTGCGCCGCTCACACACAGTGCCGGGCCGGGAAcagggtgctggtggcagcgGGGACGGCGGCGAGCGACAGCCGCTGCGGAGCCTGCCTGCCGGG GTTCCACAGCCCCGGAGGGGAGAGGGAGCCCCGGGGCCGGTGCCTGCCCTGCGCCGCTGCTCCCCGCAGCACCCCGGGCTGCCCAG GCCGGCGGCGAGCCCGCAGCCCCGAAATGCCGGGCAGGGCACCGAGCACCAACGGGACACGCGTGACCCTGCtgggtgaggaagaggaggaggcgGCAGCAGCGCAGGCGGCCGTGCTGACCATCGTCCCGGTCTTCTGTGCCATGGGATTGTTGGGAATCCTGGTGTGCAACCTGCTGAAGAAGAAGGGTTATCACTGCACTGCCAGCAAGGAGCCCCAGCCCGGCGGCACCG GTGCCAGCTCCATCTACCAGCTGGAGGATGCCAACGAGGACACCATCGGGGTGCTGGTGCGGCTGATCACCGAGAAGAAAG AAAATGCAGCggcactggaggagctgctgaaggagcaccagaggcagcagctgatgcCACCGAGCTGTGCCCCCCTCAATAA gctgcacctcctgcctcagtttccccctgcctgccaccaccagcagcacctgcacacgGTGCAGGGCCCGGCCCCGTGTGCCCGCTGTGACCAGAAATGGCCCGAGGTGCTGCCACCGCTCGGTGCCaccaaagcccccaaacccggCGCTCATCCCAGTGAGGTGACCATCCTCTCCATTGGCAG GTTCCGGGTGTCCCGGATCCCGGAGCTGAGGAGCGAGGCCGGGGGGGAGCCCCTCCGTGGTCCCCTCCCCGCCGGCAGCGGGATGTGA
- the RELT gene encoding tumor necrosis factor receptor superfamily member 19L isoform X2, protein MKRSGMHWWLVTVLGVLSGPAWTSAGSCSAPEQGTPGCPPGEEPSGDPSGSCRACPPGTFSLGAASCAAHTQCRAGNRVLVAAGTAASDSRCGACLPGFHSPGGEREPRGRCLPCAAAPRSTPGCPGRRRARSPEMPGRAPSTNGTRVTLLGEEEEEAAAAQAAVLTIVPVFCAMGLLGILVCNLLKKKGYHCTASKEPQPGGTGASSIYQLEDANEDTIGVLVRLITEKKENAAALEELLKEHQRQQLMPPSCAPLNKLHLLPQFPPACHHQQHLHTVQGPAPCARCDQKWPEVLPPLGATKAPKPGAHPSEVTILSIGRFRVSRIPELRSEAGGEPLRGPLPAGSGM, encoded by the exons ATGAAGAGGAGTGGGATGCACTGGTGGCTTGTCACTGTCCTGGGG GTGCTGAGCGGACCTGCCTGGACCAGCGCCGGGAGCTGCAGCGCTCCGGAGCAGGGCACACCGGGATGCCCGCCCGGAGAGGAGCCCAGCGGG GATCCATCGGGGTCGTGCCGAGCTTGTCCCCCCGGCACCTTCTCGCTGGGGGCCGCGTCCTGCGCCGCTCACACACAGTGCCGGGCCGGGAAcagggtgctggtggcagcgGGGACGGCGGCGAGCGACAGCCGCTGCGGAGCCTGCCTGCCGGG GTTCCACAGCCCCGGAGGGGAGAGGGAGCCCCGGGGCCGGTGCCTGCCCTGCGCCGCTGCTCCCCGCAGCACCCCGGGCTGCCCAG GCCGGCGGCGAGCCCGCAGCCCCGAAATGCCGGGCAGGGCACCGAGCACCAACGGGACACGCGTGACCCTGCtgggtgaggaagaggaggaggcgGCAGCAGCGCAGGCGGCCGTGCTGACCATCGTCCCGGTCTTCTGTGCCATGGGATTGTTGGGAATCCTGGTGTGCAACCTGCTGAAGAAGAAGGGTTATCACTGCACTGCCAGCAAGGAGCCCCAGCCCGGCGGCACCG GTGCCAGCTCCATCTACCAGCTGGAGGATGCCAACGAGGACACCATCGGGGTGCTGGTGCGGCTGATCACCGAGAAGAAAG AAAATGCAGCggcactggaggagctgctgaaggagcaccagaggcagcagctgatgcCACCGAGCTGTGCCCCCCTCAATAA gctgcacctcctgcctcagtttccccctgcctgccaccaccagcagcacctgcacacgGTGCAGGGCCCGGCCCCGTGTGCCCGCTGTGACCAGAAATGGCCCGAGGTGCTGCCACCGCTCGGTGCCaccaaagcccccaaacccggCGCTCATCCCAGTGAGGTGACCATCCTCTCCATTGGCAG GTTCCGGGTGTCCCGGATCCCGGAGCTGAGGAGCGAGGCCGGGGGGGAGCCCCTCCGTGGTCCCCTCCCCGCCGGCAGCGGGATGTGA